A genomic stretch from Spongiibacter nanhainus includes:
- a CDS encoding NfeD family protein: MLRRMNSPVLLLISLLVLAHSTLTWGASNKNGDVPRGVIVDIAGPIGPAISDHVVRSIHRAESEGAALLVLRMDTPGGLDSAMRDIIRAILNADVPVASYVAPSGARAASAGTYILYASHIAAMAPATNLGAATPIPLGTPSPPSLPSPGDGESDKTDPPSDPAQRKMVNDAVAYIRSLAERRDRNADWAEKAVRSGVSLTAEKALENKVIDIVAADMQSLLAQIDGRRVELAKGTVTLSTANMSLDLLSPDWRTELLAIITNPSVAYILMMIGIYGLLLEGYNPGAIVPGVTGAICLLLALFAFQILPVNFAGLALIALGIALILAEAFVPSFGVLGLGGLAAFVFGSIMLMDTGVPGYQVPVAMIAATATAGALAIGATVYLLMRARRRAVVTGSEALIGAHAEAVEDFVTGDGEFSGRVWLAGEQWHAISDRAVTKGQHLQVTDREGLTVTVALDPQHYNS; this comes from the coding sequence ATGCTGCGTCGTATGAACAGTCCAGTGCTGCTGTTAATCTCTTTGTTAGTGCTGGCGCACTCGACTTTGACATGGGGTGCCAGTAACAAAAATGGCGATGTGCCCAGGGGTGTGATCGTCGATATTGCCGGCCCCATTGGCCCGGCGATCAGCGATCACGTGGTTCGCAGCATCCACCGGGCCGAGTCTGAGGGTGCCGCGCTGCTGGTGCTGCGTATGGATACCCCGGGCGGCCTAGACAGCGCCATGCGGGATATTATCCGCGCCATCCTCAACGCCGACGTGCCGGTGGCCAGCTATGTCGCACCCAGCGGTGCCCGGGCGGCCAGTGCCGGCACCTATATCCTTTATGCCTCCCACATCGCCGCGATGGCACCGGCCACCAATCTGGGCGCGGCCACCCCAATACCGTTAGGCACGCCCTCACCACCCTCCCTGCCCAGCCCCGGTGACGGCGAGAGCGACAAGACCGACCCACCCAGCGACCCTGCCCAGCGCAAGATGGTCAACGACGCCGTCGCCTACATCCGCAGCCTCGCCGAACGGCGGGACCGCAATGCCGACTGGGCGGAAAAAGCGGTCCGCAGCGGGGTCAGCCTTACCGCAGAGAAAGCCTTGGAAAACAAGGTCATCGATATCGTCGCAGCGGATATGCAAAGCCTGTTGGCACAAATCGACGGCCGCAGGGTGGAGTTGGCGAAGGGCACGGTGACATTGAGCACGGCTAATATGTCACTCGACCTCCTCTCACCGGACTGGCGCACCGAGTTGTTGGCCATCATCACCAATCCTTCGGTGGCGTATATTCTGATGATGATCGGCATTTACGGCTTGCTGCTGGAGGGCTATAACCCCGGCGCCATCGTGCCGGGTGTCACCGGTGCCATCTGCCTGCTGCTGGCCTTATTCGCCTTCCAGATTCTGCCGGTGAACTTCGCCGGCCTGGCGCTGATTGCCCTGGGCATCGCGCTGATTCTGGCAGAGGCCTTTGTTCCCAGCTTTGGCGTCTTGGGCCTCGGTGGCCTGGCCGCCTTTGTATTTGGTTCCATCATGCTGATGGACACCGGTGTGCCAGGCTATCAGGTGCCAGTGGCGATGATCGCCGCCACCGCCACGGCGGGAGCACTGGCCATTGGCGCCACCGTTTACTTACTGATGCGGGCCCGGCGACGCGCTGTCGTCACCGGCAGTGAGGCACTGATTGGTGCCCACGCCGAGGCGGTGGAGGACTTTGTTACCGGCGATGGCGAATTTAGCGGTCGGGTGTGGCTGGCCGGCGAGCAGTGGCACGCCATTAGCGACCGAGCCGTGACCAAGGGGCAACATTTACAGGTCACTGACCGAGAGGGCCTGACGGTTACCGTGGCCCTGGATCCACAGCACTACAACTCATAA